In Drosophila yakuba strain Tai18E2 chromosome 2R, Prin_Dyak_Tai18E2_2.1, whole genome shotgun sequence, a single genomic region encodes these proteins:
- the LOC6530270 gene encoding uncharacterized protein LOC6530270 isoform X1 translates to MSKLSFRARHLDPSKQMPIYLAEELPDLPEYSAINRAVPQMPSGMEKEEESEHHLQRAICTGLIIPTPEVLQTDQPFYDAYYPPDYKMPRQMIHMQPLGLDTEVPDYDMDSADEDWLSQQQRLELTELKFEQMMDRLEKSSGQTVVTLNEAKSLLNQDDETSISVYDYWLNKRLKMQHPLILTVKTESRPGASSNNPYLAFRRRTEKMQTRKNRKNDEASYEKMLKLRRDLQRATTILEMVRRREETKRDHLKMTVNIFEKRVEMRDFNGAVYSELNSQYKNTRPAYNPLYTNQYSQGAAAVGTAGAILAALPTGLLPGGAGAAGNANVFGSASQYLNTNLTMDAISGSGNGSSSRKEKRPYKKRKHKLPREKQQHQQQQPQQHQQQQQQQYLPGLPASGGAGVSPAHHLPHHLHLSRQQSASPAANDSIADSEEEEYFGAAAQNGNKLGSESEEETPFAFRRRSSCVYLPTRRRDGRYPWDSADEEMAPSGACSDAKYRYTLTSLNYPRPRCIGFARRRLGRGGRILLDRATTNFDDFWSQLDYTVMESVVVDKRSDKIKQEEPDQLCKPSSPPTVVDLVPAGKPVDGELPVPDLIKEEPPSDAEKPAAGTESVKESKERELEEKFENEVDDEFLLSDDENVSRLGIYSSAVTLPQSWADLRQKRRRLRRKKQQLRELNAAKRLKRSSEAVATAEEVQLEDEDTKPDLCPLPRAYLQRLALALGQKLKMEADENTEVSENLAPELLEKNDPEQLQPPRANHQQHHRSNHNNNNNTVLNNNNSSSSNVMNKDVSISEKINVIKQEAEELVVGAGEDQPVASTSAAAAAARAAEAAAAAEAAASTGTLAATNPGPSLEEVAKTIKRELIDADDSNEPLSSIRTAAVLQSAQTSVSELMDDEAEDDVNLAQLSSIIRHTAVKKELEAQQHQQQVQHEQMQAARKMEEDDAVPCLNQLPDVIRLRNLRNSQLHARPKDLFIQAPVDEEFNADYMGGLSPTSSQRLDICNELLSEIRRDWLHFRPKTPTDELSDSQDGEVGKTCDSHAVDWTQDTPISVELNRLGKREAEESDSSSYFLSSGFKYRDLESDAQLLQTVQAQDYARGSSKSPNCSGSGSGSALEFNLSGGDSLNDINNLLGDDDEDDNHEHMLDNILQECAMDDPKALNQATSFWNGILDGEAAVDEVEIADQLLDCIDEKKPKVGAADLSKRAGRNRKTRLTLTPVGSSAFTVCPTAETLKERELFFSQAAPVGVPPKEEPPAEVEQPEVVVKETPNLPVKVELVEKTQAEVVPVAPQPQQLQPQAIALPTTQLINIPAQITTQKQQQQQQPQVTQLLNQFANAGPQIIARTEYGGGAAVGDIVTITPHTGSSPLPTLTPQQQLQHQLAQAQLRNVTVQQRQATPQNPNQSQNPQQQLLFQMQRDPSRSLTPLQAAGAGASGNHLIYTTSCGEIVTAGAAASASQKVTYAIQKAGVSSGGATTASIGPNTVITLSNVKVQNDDISSGGSGNSGSSVNIINTASGQQLAVHSIAGMQQQGQQQVQQVTTSTPLLVATPTRNNVQQQQQQLVQQQPIVWRQVSGTNTAVATTAVLSTTVDSSPKAVTNQILWTSRATQKRQLNGPENTVYIADINKLLLNRKLPRKQQIQQHQQIQLTKQQLQQLVQHEELDELVATSTGNSGDQMETGDGLQQQQQQQQQHQQQQLQKLSKVIKMSQFPLLVSDVSLQQQQSVSGQAQQQQLKPNSAAAIAANHNYSLHPASTAIITAQATPQQANKIFLTSSNSGGGGSAGNFTIATASELQAAAAGQKLHYKELPNSNLKLNFVSSAGTGDQTQQVGATTVLLNKSQQQQQQQQHQKLKTLATTGNSQTGQGDKRVLYTSLLNVKPLQKNNSGQMQMQLGPGGLQQVLRGRLNNSAIITRTLPLGTTVNSTGGAVGPTTTTIRQLVTTNANNVSSQDGNLLSAKEVGKALTVEQVIASANNGGVVLPTSNNNNNNNGSGAGGNGGPLNSGVNATGAGGGGSAGAGVGGAGLTSTINR, encoded by the exons ATGTCCAAGCTGTCGTTCAGAGCCCGCCATTTGGATCCGTCCAAGCAGATGCCCATCTACTTGGCGGAGGAGCTGCCCGACCTGCCCGAGTACTCAGCCATCAACCGGGCAGTGCCTCAGATGCCCAGTGGCATGGAAAAGGAGGAGGAGTCG GAGCACCACTTGCAGCGGGCTATATGCACGGGCCTGATCATCCCTACGCCCGAGGTGCTGCAGACGGATCAGCCCTTCTACGATGCCTACTATCCGCCGGACTACAAGATGCCCCGCCAAATGATCCACATGCAAC CTCTTGGGCTGGATACCGAGGTCCCTGACTACGACATGGACAGTGCCGATGAGGACTGGCTCAGTCAGCAGCAGCGCCTGGAGCTCACCGAACTCAAGTTCGAGCAGATGATGGACCGGCTGGAAAAGAGCTCCGGTCAAACGGTGGTCACGCTAAACGAGGCCAAGTCGCTGCTTAACCAGGACGACGAGACTAGCATATCCGTCTACGATTACTGGCTGAACAAACGCCTCAAGATG CAACACCCGCTGATCCTCACGGTGAAAACTGAGAGTCGACCGGGCGCCAGCTCCAACAATCCGTACTTGGCTTTTCGTCGTCGCACAGAGAAAATGCAAACTCGTAAAAATCGTAAGAACGACGAGGCCTCCTACGAAAAGATGCTCAAGCTGCG ACGTGACCTGCAGCGCGCCACCACTATACTGGAGATGGTGAGGCGGCGCGAGGAGACGAAGCGCGATCATCTCAAGATGACGGTGAACATCTTTGAGAAGCGCGTTGAGATGCGCGACTTCAACGGTGCTGTCTACTCGGAGCTGAATTCTCAGTACAAGAACACAAG ACCCGCGTATAATCCATTGTATACGAATCAATACTCACAAggggcggcggcggtgggAACGGCTGGTGCCATTCTAGCCGCCCTGCCCACGGGTCTGCTGCCGGGCGGTGCTGGAGCGGCAGGCAATGCGAATGTCTTCGGCTCAGCGTCGCAGTACCTGAACACGAATCTGACAATGG ATGCCATCAGTGGCAGTGGGAACGGGAGCAGCAGTCGCAAGGAGAAGCGTCCTTACAAGAAGCGCAAGCACAAATTGCCACGcgaaaagcagcagcaccagcagcagcaaccgcagcagcaccaacaacagcagcaacaacagtaTTTGCCGGGTCTGCCGGCGTCTGGTGGCGCCGGAGTCTCGCCCGCGCACCACCTGCCCCACCATCTGCACCTCAGCAGGCAGCAGAGTGCCTCGCCGGCAGCCAACGACTCGATTGCGGacagcgaggaggaggagtactTTGGCGCCGCTGCCCAAAATGGCAACAAGCTGGGCTCCGAGAGCGAGGAAGAGACGCCGTTTGCATTTAGGCGTAGGTCAAGCTGTGTTTACCTTCCG ACTCGACGCCGAGATGGTCGCTATCCCTGGGACTCAGCCGACGAGGAGATGGCGCCCAGTGGTGCTTGCTCGGATGCTAAATACCGATACACACTGACCTCCCTCAATTATCCCAG ACCACGCTGCATTGGCTTTGCACGCCGTCGATTGGGTCGTGGCGGTCGCATCCTGCTGGACCGGGCCACAACGAATTTCGACGACTTCTGGTCGCAGCTGGACTACACGGTGATGGAAAGTGTGGTGGTTGATAAGCGTAGCGATAAAATCAAGCAAGAGGAACCCGATCAGCTGTGCAAGCCCAGTTCACCGCCCACGGTGGTGGATCTGGTTCCCGCCGGAAAACCCGTCGATGGTGAGCTTCCTGTTCCTGATCTGATAAAAGAAGAACCGCCAAGCGATGCAGAGAAACCTGCTGCTGGAACGGAATCTGTGAAGGAGAGCAAAGAACGCGAGCTTGAAGAGAAATTTGAGAACGAAGTAGATGATGAATTCCTGCTCAGTGACGATGAGAATGTGTCCCGGCTTGGAATCTACAGCTCAGCGGTTACGTTACCCCAAAGTTGGGCTGATCTTCGCCAGAAACGTCGACGCCTGCGTCGCAAGAAGCAACAGTTGCGAGAACTTAATGCTGCGAAGCGTTTAAAGAGATCTTCGGAAGCGGTAGCAACCGCTGAAGAGGTTCAACTGGAGGACGAGGACACCAAACCAGATCTGTGTCCATTGCCCAGGGCCTACCTTCAGCGTTTGGCATTGGCTCTTGGACAAAAACTGAAGATGGAAGCGGATGAGAATACGGAAGTCTCCGAGAATTTGGCGCCAGAGTTGCTGGAGAAGAATGATCCGGAGCAGTTGCAGCCCCCGCGAGCCAATCATCAGCAACACCACCGTtccaaccacaacaacaacaacaataccgtgttgaacaacaacaatagtagtagtagtaacGTTATGAATAAGGATGTTAGCATTAGCGAAAAAATCAATGTGATAAAgcaggaggcggaggagctCGTCGTCGGCGCGGGCGAGGATCAACCGGTAGCCTCCACCTCAGCGGCAGCGGCCGCCGCTCGTGCTGCTgaagcagctgctgcagcggaGGCAGCCGCATCGACGGGCACGCTTGCGGCAACGAATCCGGGACCCTCGCTGGAGGAGGTGGCGAAGACGATAAAGCGCGAGCTGATCGATGCCGACGACTCCAATGAGCCGCTGAGCAGCATTCGCACAGCAGCTGTCCTACAGTCCGCGCAGACCTCCGTTTCCGAACTCATGGACGATGAAGCGGAGGACGATGTCAATCTCGCCCAGCTAAGCAGTATCATCCGGCATACGGCGGTCAAGAAGGAACTGGAGGcccagcagcatcagcaacaggTACAGCACGAACAGATGCAGGCCGCCAGGAAGATGGAAGAGGATGACGCCGTTCCCTGTCTGAACCAACTGCCGGACGTGATCCGCTTACGAAATCTCCGCAACAGCCAATTGCATGCGAGGCCCAAGGACCTATTTATACAAGCTCCTGTTGATGAAGAGTTCAATGCAGACTACATGGGTGGACTGTCGCCCACTTCCAGCCAGCGGCTAGATATCTGCAATGAGCTGCTTTCGGAGATTCGGCGCGATTGGCTTCACTTCCGCCCCAAAACTCCCACAGATGAGCTGTCCGATAGCCAAGATGGCGAAGTGGGTAAGACGTGCGATAGTCACGCTGTCGACTGGACACAGGACACTCCCATAAGTGTGGAACTCAATCGCTTAGGAAAGCGAGAAGCAGAGGAGAGCGATTCCAGCTCGTACTTCTTGAGCAGTGGCTTTAAGTACAGGGATCTCGAGTCCGATGCCCAATTGCTCCAAACGGTCCAAGCCCAGGACTACGCTCGCGGCAGCAGCAAGAGTCCAAACTGCTCTGGGTCAGGTTCGGGATCTGCTCTAGAGTTTAACCTCAGTGGTGGTGACTCCCTAAACGATATTAACAACCTGTTGGGCGATGATGACGAGGACGACAACCACGAGCACATGCTGGACAACATCTTGCAGGAGTGTGCCATGGATGATCCCAAGGCATTGAACCAAGCTACTAGTTTTTGGAATGGTATTCTAGATGGCGAGGCAGCCGTGGACGAAGTGGAAATCGCCGATCAGCTGTTGGATTGTATAGACGAGAAGAAACCCAAGGTGGGTGCAGCCGATTTATCAAAGCGCGCGGGTCGCAACCGCAAAACAAGATTGACCCTCACTCCGGTGGGTAGCTCCGCATTTACTGTTTGTCCCACGGCGGAGACTCTCAAGGAGCGTGAGCTCTTCTTCAGTCAAGCAGCGCCAGTAGGTGTCCCACCCAAAGAGGAACCTCCAGCAGAAGTTGAACAGCCGGAAGTTGTGGTCAAAGAAACACCGAATTTGCCTGTAAAGGTGGAGTTGGTGGAGAAAACCCAGGCGGAGGTTGTCCCCGTTGCCCCACAGCCGCAACAGCTTCAGCCACAGGCCATTGCTTTGCCCACGACGCAGCTGATCAACATACCCGCCCAGATAACCAcgcagaaacagcagcagcagcagcagccacaggtGACGCAATTGCTCAATCAGTTTGCCAACGCTGGTCCGCAGATCATTGCCCGCACAGAATAcggcggaggagcagctgtGGGCGATATAGTGACCATAACACCGCACACGGGCAGCAGTCCACTTCCCACACTCACCccccagcagcaactgcagcaccaGTTGGCGCAGGCTCAACTCCGAAACGTGACCGTACAACAGCGGCAGGCGACACCTCAAAACCCCAATCAAAGTCAAAATCCCCAGCAGCAGTTGCTCTTCCAAATGCAGCGGGATCCCTCGCGCTCCCTGACGCCCCTACAAGCTGCCGGCGCTGGCGCCTCTGGCAACCATTTGATCTACACAACAAGCTGCGGCGAGATTGTCacagcaggagctgcagcttCTGCCTCTCAGAAGGTCACATATGCCATCCAGAAAGCCGGAGTCTCAAGTGGAGGAGCCACCACCGCTTCTATTGGACCCAACACAGTCATCACGCTGTCGAATGTAAAGGTGCAGAACGATGATATCTCCTctggtggcagtggcaactCAGGATCCAGTGTGAACATCATCAACACGGCCAGTGGCCAGCAGCTAGCCGTGCACAGCATTGCCGGAATGCAACAGCAGGGCCAACAACAGGTGCAACAGGTGACCACCAGTACGCCTTTGCTcgttgccacacccactcgcAACAatgtgcaacagcaacagcagcagttggtgcagcagcaaccgATTGTTTGGCGCCAGGTGAGCGGAACGAACACGGCGGTGGCCACCACAGCAGTTCTCTCCACCACGGTGGACTCCTCGCCGAAGGCGGTTACCAACCAGATCCTCTGGACCAGCCGGGCCACCCAGAAAAGGCAGCTCAACGGACCAGAAAACACAG tttacATTGCAGACATCAACAAACTCCTCCTTAATCGGAAGTTGCCGCGTAAGCAACAGATACAACAGCACCAACAGATTCAACTCAccaagcagcagctgcaacaattGGTGCAACATGAGGAACTGGATGAACTGGTGGCCACATCCACGGGCAACAGTGGCGATCAGATGGAAACCGGCGATggactgcagcagcaacaacaacagcaacagcagcatcaacagcagcagctgcagaagcTTAGCAAGGTGATCAAGATGTCGCAGTTTCCACTGCTCGTGTCGGATGTAagtctgcagcagcaacagtcggTGTCTGGCCaagctcagcagcagcaattaaAGCCGAACTCTGCAGCGGCGATTGCAGCTAATCACAACTACAGCCTGCACCCTGCCTCAACGGCAATCATCACCGCCCAGGCGACACCCCAGCAAGCCAACAAGATCTTCCTGACCAGCAGTAACAGTGGTGGCGGCGGATCCGCTGGCAACTTTACCATTGCCACTGCCAGCGAACTGCAAGCGGCGGCAGCCGGCCAAAAACTTCACTACAAGGAGCTGCCGAACTCTAATCTCAAGCTGAACTTTGTGAGCAGCGCGGGGACGGGTGACCAAACGCAGCAGGTGGGCGCCACAACTGTGCTGCTGAACAAAtcccaacagcagcagcaacaacagcagcatcagaaGCTAAAAACCTTGGCCACTACGGGAAATTCGCAAACTGGCCAGGGTGACAAGCGGGTGCTGTACACCAGTCTGCTGAATGTAAAACCGCTGCAGAAGAACAACAGTGGTCAGATGCAGATGCAACTGGGACCGGGTGGTTTGCAACAGGTGCTTCGGGGACGACTCAACAATTCGGCGATTATTACCAGAACGTTGCCGTTGGGTACTACTGTAAACAGTACCGGTGGTGCTGTGGGTCCCACCACCACGACCATTAGGCAGTTGGTTACCACGAATGCGAACAACGTGAGCAGCCAAGATGGCAACCTACTGAGTGCAAAGGAAGTAGGGAAAGCCCTGACAGTGGAGCAGGTGATAGCCAGCGCTAACAACGGAGGCGTGGTGCTGCCcacgagcaacaacaataataacaacaatggaAGTGGAGCTGGCGGAAATGGAGGTCCTTTGAACAGCGGTGTCAATGCCACGGGAGCTGGCGGAGGAGGATCTGCTGGCGCGGGTGTAGGGGGAGCTGGTTTGACGTCCACCATCAACAGATGA